One stretch of Amycolatopsis tolypomycina DNA includes these proteins:
- a CDS encoding ABC transporter permease, protein MAAGLTRAAATLAAVLTGVFLLTALLPQDAAQVLAGHQADPARVAQLRADLGLDRPLWERFGSWLAGLAHGDFGRSLVDGRPVGPLLAERLGASALIVVPAWLLAVTCGVLGAVLVARRATASAAVAAFGSVPEVVLVSGLVLVFATGLGWLPAVSLLPVGGSAWEAPAVLVLPILALALPSAAWLARSVRGPAADVLGRPFVVDARLRGVPPVRVVVRHVLPHLAGPAAQGAAILAGALLAGTTVVESLLAYPGFGQLLATAVATRDVPVVQGVALVDAAVVWVALLVADRIAAAGAR, encoded by the coding sequence GTGGCTGCAGGGCTGACCCGGGCCGCGGCCACCCTGGCCGCGGTGCTGACCGGCGTCTTCCTGCTCACGGCGTTGCTGCCCCAGGACGCGGCGCAGGTACTGGCGGGCCACCAGGCGGACCCGGCCCGGGTCGCACAGCTGCGCGCGGACCTCGGCCTGGACCGGCCGCTGTGGGAGCGCTTCGGATCCTGGCTGGCCGGGCTGGCGCACGGCGACTTCGGACGGTCCCTTGTGGACGGTCGCCCGGTCGGCCCGCTGCTGGCGGAGCGCCTCGGGGCGAGCGCGCTGATCGTGGTCCCGGCCTGGCTGCTGGCGGTGACGTGCGGAGTGCTGGGCGCGGTACTGGTGGCCCGCCGCGCGACGGCGTCGGCGGCGGTGGCGGCGTTCGGGTCGGTACCGGAGGTGGTGCTGGTGAGCGGGCTGGTCCTGGTGTTCGCCACGGGTCTGGGCTGGTTGCCGGCGGTGTCGCTGCTCCCGGTGGGCGGTTCGGCGTGGGAGGCGCCTGCGGTACTGGTGCTGCCGATCCTGGCGCTGGCCCTGCCGTCGGCGGCCTGGCTGGCCAGGTCGGTCCGCGGCCCGGCGGCGGACGTGCTGGGCCGCCCGTTCGTGGTGGACGCCCGGCTGCGCGGAGTACCGCCGGTTCGGGTGGTGGTCCGGCACGTGCTGCCGCATTTGGCGGGCCCGGCAGCCCAAGGAGCGGCAATCCTGGCGGGCGCGCTGCTGGCGGGCACGACGGTGGTGGAGTCCCTGCTGGCGTACCCGGGTTTCGGCCAGCTGCTGGCCACGGCGGTGGCGACCCGGGACGTGCCGGTGGTGCAGGGAGTGGCATTGGTGGACGCGGCGGTGGTGTGGGTGGCGTTGCTGGTGGCGGACCGCATCGCGGCGGCGGGAGCCCGGTGA
- a CDS encoding type I polyketide synthase, with protein MSDPLAVVGFACRYPGAPDADGFWRLLAEGRAALTRFGDADLAARGVPEALRRNPAYVPVGGLIDDQDRFDPAPFGLSGAEAELLDPQQRVFLETAWHALEHAGHAGGRDAGVVGTFAGAALSAYLATNLAHRFDPLGGADPAGSLQLHTGNVADYLPLRTAHRFGFTGPAIAVGATCATSLVAVHVAAQSLLAGECDTALAGGVSLRVPQGRGYLHVPDGPFSADGVTRPYSAAARGTVFTQGAGVVVLRRLADALASGDHVHAVLLGSAVANDGARRAGFTAPSAEGQARAIAEALAVAGVDPTEVSYVEGHGTGTVLGDPIEVQALRRVFGRAENPWCGLGSVKGSIGHADSAAGVAGLIKTVLALAHRTLPASLHATPVNPELGLDGSPFRIVTETEPWTSGGPRRAGVSSFGIGGTNCHVVLGEAPAPVESTQDERAQLVVVSAATADACRATASALADGLSGDLADVAHTLAVGRKEFPVRAAVAVAPGEDVAAALRAAPVTTPGSRAPRTVFGFPGGGAQYAGMAAGLHRDEPVFAEAVDELAAFFPAEVRAVLLDPACGAARDPGVGLPALFTASVAMARLLDSWGVRPDAVLGHSVGEYAAAVVAGVLTAADAARLVAARSRLMTGLDGGGMLAVPLGEAEVLALLARHPGLDLAAVNAADACAVSGARADVERLHAELAADGVRARWVGVDVAAHSRLVEPAMPALRAVAARLSPRPAELPLITTLPGSDPTDPEHWVRHLRGTVRFADALETALGEDAVLVQVGPGGMLASLAARRGPSVTTFPRPDEDGDGRAAALDALGRLWALGADVSPAAPHRPGRRRVPLPGYAFQRERYWVDPAPRVTDFASPGEPLQLPVWRQLAPLPAATPSVRVVGDGPWADAVRAASGDGEPVAVVVAPWGDAGASGDEMRRLAGVVVAYRELGDLPVLQLTVHGEAVTGTEAVDPVAAGVRGLPRVLGQETGVRWRTLDVTPEPDARAVLAEVADLLAGESAQELALRGGRRWLRQWEPWRPGPAGSLPAEPVVVVTGGLGNVGRALARRLLDAGPAHVVLASRTPRPVPGVQVEAVDVTDAAAVATLVDRVIEEHGRIDLLVHAPVVVELATLSEVDEETALRSLAPKVAGVLALRSAVEGKPVRTVLLMSSAAGTIGGFGLGAYVAASRFVDGFAHAMHGSATRWLAVDWDRWRFGTEAERESAAELTMRHALDSADALEALLRLAAVDSPAQVAVSPAELNSRSRALAGRTIRASAGGAAVANAAERLVAQVWSEALGQEVTGREDDFFALGGHSLLATRVLARLRDDHGVSLRLRDLLARPTVAGLAELVAAAGGGDAVAERRGEVVPVDGGPFPLTRVQHAYWVGRSAEYGLGEVACHFYLEHQAPGLDVERYERAWNRVIARHEMLRSVVTADGENLVLPEVPVYRVPVHDVTEAGLAELRERLSRRVADPGRWPLVEAHVARLPGGDQRVLLSVDVLVCDSASYLIVDRELRALYADPDAELPTPATTFAECVAALEQRRGSAEHRRAAEYWRARDLPPAPPLPVRDTGERPRFGRRRAILAADRWAGLRDRAAAAGVTPTAVLLAAYSDVLAGWAGSDHFCLTLTVFDRPAALDGVVGEFSSLLLFEADRRGLSGFAARAAAAQARLFDDLDHSAFSGLEVLAEQARRTGRQRNVPVVFTGMLGLDRMGGEPHDTEWLGPVVHGVSQTPQVWLDHQAYERHGELILQWDVAETSLDAAEADRAFASYVAWLEKLAETDWATAEPGPLPAAAPSAPMWRSVRSTQPTPHWGASAAETEADPVLQALAGIWGELLDLDPATIDPETSFLAAGGDSLLAVRMASFIRQRLTVVLAPAEIRAEATLAELAAVVRVRAADGPAPRALATRVQRRRDAAEPFGLLPLQQAYFVGQQGGWELSYDSAHVCTDVALSEVDAERAPAALADALRRVTAHQPMLRARILPDGTQRLQPDAEIRLDVVDLRDGPEGELLAVRDRMGTHGPDPLTGPGLQMCLVLLPGRRGRLFTSFSLLVMDGWSAAVFERELLTYVAEPNTVLPPLLVDFGDYATALAEIRAGDEWAADRDWWWQRLHTLPAAPDVPLRTEPRAVSAHLMAAREARLPEWEALRAECARRELTPTAVLLAAYAVALAQAAGQSRFLLNSLQANRLPLHPDVDRTIGAFSSTALLGIDLGDGGAFTGLARGVHGELARSLAHNLVSGVEVARELARRRGSTRPVAPFVFQSTLGMAAAVGGERPETAGPLGRIDVSDYVQHIRTPQVYFELRVFELAGELVLNVAVVEDLFGADLVDRVFHDVVTRVRDLAAGRGWDEHVGLSGAAAVAAVETRGGREGGTPSGETEQAIARLWTDLLGLSSVDRSDDFFALGGDSLLAVRMLGRLPGPAVPPREFLTDPTVAGLARVLRADDAVAVPLKPGTGTPLFLLHPSGGDVLCYTELARRLEAPNPVVALTDPGLVDGVGPADIPEMVRRYRRVVRRHQPHGPYLIGGWSMGGTVSHELARALRADGEEVALLLMIDANSPERIVALEGLDAEESDEETRRRYLRSVESFLGFDYGDGLDADTLRRRLEADGLTVGERRFAVFARHLRALAGHHAGPLDETVPVLLLRAGVVSPRNSRIGMGVDDSFDEPALGWRPYVEGELTVEEVGAHHYTILHDPAVATVAARISAALEKTGL; from the coding sequence ATGAGTGATCCCCTCGCCGTCGTCGGATTCGCCTGCCGGTACCCCGGTGCTCCCGACGCGGACGGTTTCTGGCGGCTGCTCGCCGAGGGCCGCGCGGCGCTGACCCGGTTCGGCGACGCGGACCTCGCCGCGCGCGGGGTGCCGGAGGCGTTGCGGCGCAACCCGGCCTACGTGCCGGTCGGCGGCCTGATCGACGACCAGGACCGGTTCGACCCGGCGCCGTTCGGCCTGTCCGGCGCCGAAGCCGAGCTGCTCGACCCGCAGCAGCGCGTCTTCCTGGAAACGGCGTGGCACGCGCTGGAACACGCCGGGCACGCCGGCGGCCGGGACGCCGGTGTCGTCGGCACCTTCGCCGGCGCCGCGCTCTCGGCCTACCTGGCGACGAACCTCGCGCACCGGTTCGACCCGCTCGGCGGCGCCGACCCGGCGGGCAGCCTGCAGCTGCACACCGGCAACGTCGCGGACTACCTGCCGCTGCGCACCGCGCACCGGTTCGGGTTCACCGGCCCGGCGATCGCGGTCGGCGCCACGTGCGCGACCTCGCTGGTCGCCGTGCACGTCGCCGCGCAGTCGCTGCTGGCCGGGGAGTGCGACACCGCGCTGGCCGGCGGGGTTTCGCTGCGCGTGCCGCAGGGCCGCGGCTACCTGCACGTGCCGGACGGGCCGTTCTCCGCCGACGGCGTCACGCGGCCGTACTCCGCGGCCGCCCGGGGCACCGTGTTCACCCAGGGCGCCGGCGTCGTCGTGCTGCGGCGGCTCGCGGACGCGCTGGCCTCGGGCGACCACGTGCACGCCGTGCTCCTGGGCTCCGCCGTGGCGAACGACGGCGCCCGGCGGGCCGGGTTCACCGCGCCGTCGGCGGAAGGGCAGGCCCGCGCGATCGCCGAAGCCCTTGCCGTGGCGGGTGTCGACCCCACCGAAGTGTCCTATGTGGAGGGACATGGCACGGGGACCGTGCTCGGCGACCCGATCGAGGTGCAGGCGCTGCGGCGGGTGTTCGGGCGGGCGGAAAACCCGTGGTGCGGGCTCGGCTCGGTGAAGGGCAGCATCGGGCACGCCGACTCCGCGGCCGGCGTCGCCGGGCTGATCAAGACCGTCCTGGCACTGGCCCACCGCACGCTCCCGGCGTCGCTGCACGCCACGCCGGTCAACCCCGAGCTGGGGCTCGACGGCTCGCCGTTCCGGATCGTCACCGAGACCGAGCCGTGGACCTCCGGCGGCCCGCGCCGGGCCGGGGTCAGCTCCTTCGGCATCGGCGGGACCAACTGCCACGTCGTCCTCGGCGAGGCGCCGGCACCCGTGGAGTCCACCCAGGACGAGCGCGCGCAGCTGGTCGTCGTCTCGGCGGCGACCGCCGACGCCTGCCGGGCGACCGCGTCGGCGTTGGCCGACGGGCTTTCCGGCGACCTCGCCGACGTCGCCCACACCCTCGCCGTGGGACGCAAGGAGTTCCCGGTCCGGGCCGCGGTCGCGGTCGCGCCGGGCGAGGACGTCGCGGCGGCACTGCGGGCCGCGCCGGTGACCACGCCGGGCTCGCGCGCGCCGCGGACCGTGTTCGGCTTCCCCGGCGGCGGCGCGCAATACGCGGGCATGGCCGCCGGGCTCCACCGCGACGAACCGGTGTTCGCCGAGGCGGTCGACGAGCTGGCCGCGTTCTTCCCCGCCGAGGTCCGGGCCGTGCTGCTCGACCCGGCCTGCGGCGCCGCCCGCGACCCGGGTGTCGGGCTGCCCGCGCTGTTCACCGCGTCCGTCGCGATGGCGCGGCTGCTGGACAGCTGGGGCGTGCGGCCGGACGCCGTGCTGGGCCACAGCGTCGGCGAGTACGCCGCGGCGGTCGTCGCCGGGGTGCTGACGGCCGCGGACGCCGCCCGGCTGGTCGCCGCCCGCTCCCGGCTGATGACCGGGCTCGACGGCGGCGGCATGCTGGCCGTCCCGCTCGGCGAGGCCGAGGTGCTCGCCCTGCTCGCCCGGCACCCGGGGCTGGATCTCGCCGCGGTCAACGCCGCGGACGCCTGCGCGGTGTCCGGGGCCCGCGCCGACGTCGAGCGGCTGCACGCCGAGCTGGCGGCCGACGGCGTGCGCGCGCGGTGGGTCGGCGTCGACGTCGCCGCCCACTCCCGGCTCGTCGAACCCGCCATGCCCGCGTTGCGCGCGGTGGCGGCCCGGCTTTCCCCGCGGCCCGCGGAGCTTCCGCTGATCACGACGTTGCCCGGCAGCGACCCCACCGACCCGGAGCACTGGGTGCGCCACCTGCGCGGGACCGTCCGGTTCGCCGACGCGCTCGAGACCGCGCTGGGCGAGGACGCCGTCCTCGTGCAGGTTGGGCCGGGCGGGATGCTCGCGTCGCTGGCCGCGCGCCGCGGGCCGTCGGTCACGACGTTTCCGCGTCCGGACGAAGACGGCGACGGCCGCGCCGCGGCCCTCGACGCGCTCGGCCGCCTGTGGGCCCTCGGCGCCGACGTCTCGCCGGCCGCCCCGCACCGGCCGGGCCGCCGTCGCGTGCCGCTACCGGGTTACGCGTTCCAGCGCGAGCGGTACTGGGTCGACCCGGCGCCGCGCGTGACCGACTTCGCGAGCCCCGGCGAGCCGCTGCAGCTGCCGGTCTGGCGGCAGCTGGCGCCGCTGCCCGCGGCGACGCCGAGCGTGCGGGTGGTCGGCGACGGACCGTGGGCCGACGCGGTGCGCGCCGCTTCGGGTGACGGTGAGCCGGTCGCCGTGGTGGTGGCGCCTTGGGGTGACGCCGGTGCCTCCGGCGACGAGATGCGGCGGCTCGCCGGCGTCGTCGTCGCCTACCGGGAGCTCGGTGACCTGCCGGTGCTGCAGCTGACCGTGCACGGCGAGGCCGTCACCGGCACCGAGGCCGTCGACCCGGTCGCGGCCGGGGTGCGCGGCCTGCCGCGGGTGCTCGGCCAGGAAACCGGCGTCCGGTGGCGCACCCTGGACGTCACGCCGGAGCCCGACGCGCGGGCCGTGCTCGCCGAGGTCGCGGACCTCCTCGCCGGGGAGAGCGCGCAGGAGCTGGCGCTGCGGGGCGGCCGGCGGTGGCTGCGGCAGTGGGAGCCCTGGCGGCCCGGTCCGGCGGGGTCCCTGCCGGCCGAACCCGTCGTCGTGGTGACGGGCGGGCTCGGCAACGTCGGCCGCGCGCTGGCCCGGCGGCTCCTGGACGCCGGCCCGGCGCACGTCGTGCTGGCGTCACGCACCCCGCGTCCGGTACCCGGGGTGCAGGTCGAGGCGGTCGACGTCACCGACGCGGCCGCCGTGGCCACGCTGGTGGACCGGGTGATCGAGGAGCACGGCCGGATCGACCTGCTCGTGCACGCCCCGGTCGTCGTCGAGCTGGCCACTCTGTCCGAAGTGGACGAAGAGACGGCACTGCGGTCACTGGCGCCCAAGGTCGCGGGCGTGCTGGCCCTGCGGTCGGCGGTCGAGGGCAAGCCGGTGCGGACGGTGCTGCTGATGTCTTCGGCGGCGGGCACGATCGGCGGCTTCGGCCTGGGCGCGTACGTGGCGGCGAGCCGGTTCGTGGACGGGTTCGCCCACGCGATGCACGGCTCGGCGACGAGGTGGCTCGCGGTGGACTGGGACCGCTGGCGCTTCGGCACCGAGGCCGAACGCGAATCGGCGGCGGAGCTGACGATGCGCCACGCGCTGGACAGCGCGGACGCGCTCGAGGCTCTGCTGCGCCTGGCGGCGGTGGACTCCCCGGCGCAGGTCGCGGTGTCACCGGCGGAGCTCAACAGCCGGTCGCGGGCGCTGGCCGGCCGGACGATCCGCGCGTCGGCAGGCGGGGCGGCGGTGGCGAACGCGGCCGAGCGCCTGGTGGCCCAGGTGTGGAGCGAGGCGCTCGGGCAGGAGGTGACCGGCCGCGAGGACGACTTCTTCGCACTGGGCGGCCATTCGCTGCTGGCGACGCGGGTGCTCGCCCGGTTGCGCGACGACCACGGAGTCTCGCTGCGGCTGCGTGACCTGCTGGCCCGGCCGACGGTCGCGGGACTGGCGGAACTGGTGGCCGCGGCCGGGGGCGGGGATGCGGTCGCCGAGCGGCGGGGCGAGGTCGTGCCGGTCGACGGCGGGCCGTTCCCGCTCACCCGCGTCCAGCACGCCTACTGGGTCGGCCGCTCGGCGGAATACGGGCTCGGCGAGGTCGCCTGCCACTTCTACCTCGAACACCAGGCGCCCGGCCTCGACGTCGAGCGCTACGAACGCGCCTGGAACCGCGTCATCGCCCGGCACGAGATGCTGCGCTCGGTCGTCACCGCCGACGGGGAGAACCTGGTGCTGCCGGAGGTACCGGTTTACCGCGTGCCGGTCCACGACGTCACCGAAGCCGGCCTGGCCGAGCTGCGCGAGCGGCTCTCGCGGCGAGTGGCCGACCCCGGTCGCTGGCCGCTGGTCGAGGCGCACGTCGCGCGGCTGCCCGGCGGGGACCAGCGCGTGCTGCTGTCGGTCGACGTGCTGGTGTGCGACTCCGCGAGCTACCTGATCGTCGACCGCGAACTGCGGGCGCTCTACGCCGACCCGGACGCCGAGCTGCCCACGCCGGCCACGACGTTCGCCGAGTGCGTGGCCGCCCTCGAACAGCGGCGCGGCAGTGCCGAGCACCGCCGGGCCGCGGAGTACTGGCGGGCCCGCGACCTTCCGCCGGCGCCGCCGTTGCCGGTCCGGGACACGGGCGAGCGGCCGCGGTTCGGCCGCCGCCGCGCGATCCTCGCGGCGGACCGCTGGGCGGGCCTCCGAGACCGTGCGGCGGCCGCGGGCGTCACGCCGACGGCCGTCCTGCTGGCGGCGTACTCCGACGTCCTCGCCGGGTGGGCCGGCAGCGACCACTTCTGCCTGACGCTCACCGTGTTCGACCGCCCGGCCGCCCTCGACGGGGTCGTCGGCGAGTTTTCGTCGCTGCTGCTGTTCGAAGCCGACCGGCGCGGGCTGTCCGGGTTCGCCGCCCGCGCCGCCGCCGCGCAGGCCCGGCTGTTCGACGACCTCGACCACAGCGCGTTTTCGGGCCTGGAGGTGCTGGCCGAGCAGGCCCGCCGCACCGGGCGGCAGCGGAACGTCCCGGTGGTGTTCACCGGCATGCTCGGCCTGGACCGGATGGGCGGCGAGCCGCACGACACCGAGTGGCTCGGCCCGGTGGTGCACGGCGTCAGCCAGACACCGCAGGTGTGGCTCGACCACCAGGCCTACGAGCGGCACGGCGAGCTGATCCTGCAGTGGGACGTGGCGGAGACGTCTCTGGACGCGGCCGAGGCGGACCGCGCGTTCGCCTCGTACGTGGCGTGGCTGGAGAAGCTGGCCGAGACCGACTGGGCCACGGCCGAACCGGGACCGCTACCGGCCGCCGCCCCCAGCGCCCCAATGTGGCGTTCGGTGCGTTCAACGCAACCAACGCCACATTGGGGCGCTTCGGCGGCCGAGACCGAGGCCGATCCGGTGCTGCAGGCCCTCGCCGGGATCTGGGGCGAGCTGCTCGATCTCGACCCCGCCACCATCGACCCGGAGACCTCCTTCCTCGCCGCGGGCGGCGACTCGCTGCTCGCCGTGCGGATGGCGTCCTTCATCCGGCAGCGGCTCACCGTCGTCCTCGCGCCCGCCGAGATCCGGGCCGAAGCCACGCTCGCCGAACTCGCCGCCGTCGTGCGGGTCCGCGCGGCCGACGGTCCGGCGCCCCGCGCGCTCGCCACCCGCGTCCAACGCCGTCGGGACGCGGCCGAACCGTTCGGGCTCCTCCCGCTCCAGCAGGCCTACTTCGTCGGCCAGCAGGGCGGCTGGGAGCTGTCCTACGACTCCGCGCACGTCTGCACCGACGTCGCTCTGTCCGAAGTGGACGCCGAACGCGCGCCCGCCGCGCTCGCCGACGCCCTGCGGCGCGTCACCGCCCACCAGCCGATGCTGCGGGCGCGGATCCTGCCCGACGGCACCCAGCGCCTCCAGCCGGACGCCGAGATCCGCCTCGACGTCGTCGACCTCCGCGACGGTCCCGAAGGCGAACTGCTCGCCGTCCGCGACCGGATGGGCACCCACGGGCCGGACCCGCTGACCGGGCCGGGCCTGCAGATGTGCCTCGTCCTGCTGCCCGGCCGCCGGGGACGGCTGTTCACCTCGTTCAGCCTGCTCGTCATGGACGGCTGGTCGGCCGCGGTCTTCGAACGCGAGCTGCTGACCTACGTCGCCGAGCCCAACACCGTCCTGCCGCCGCTGCTCGTCGACTTCGGCGACTACGCGACGGCGCTCGCCGAGATCCGCGCGGGCGACGAATGGGCCGCCGACCGCGACTGGTGGTGGCAGCGCCTCCACACCCTGCCCGCCGCTCCAGACGTGCCGCTGCGCACCGAACCGCGGGCCGTCTCGGCGCACCTGATGGCCGCCCGCGAAGCGCGATTGCCCGAGTGGGAAGCATTGCGCGCCGAGTGCGCCCGGCGCGAGCTGACGCCGACGGCGGTGCTGCTCGCGGCCTACGCCGTCGCGCTGGCGCAGGCCGCCGGGCAGAGCCGGTTCCTGCTCAACAGCCTGCAGGCCAACCGGCTGCCGCTGCACCCGGACGTCGACCGCACGATCGGCGCGTTCTCCTCGACCGCGCTGCTCGGCATCGACCTCGGCGACGGCGGCGCGTTCACCGGCCTGGCCCGTGGCGTGCACGGCGAGCTCGCGCGGTCGCTGGCGCACAACCTGGTCAGCGGCGTGGAGGTGGCCCGCGAACTCGCCCGGCGGCGCGGCAGCACGCGGCCGGTGGCGCCGTTCGTCTTCCAGAGCACCCTCGGCATGGCCGCCGCCGTCGGCGGGGAGCGCCCGGAGACCGCCGGGCCGCTGGGCCGCATCGACGTCTCCGACTACGTCCAGCACATCCGGACCCCGCAGGTGTACTTCGAGCTGCGGGTGTTCGAGCTGGCCGGCGAACTGGTGCTCAACGTCGCCGTGGTGGAGGACCTCTTCGGCGCCGACCTGGTGGACCGGGTGTTCCACGACGTCGTGACGCGGGTGCGCGACCTGGCCGCGGGCCGGGGCTGGGACGAGCACGTCGGCCTGTCCGGCGCTGCCGCGGTGGCCGCCGTCGAGACCCGCGGCGGCCGCGAGGGCGGCACGCCGTCGGGGGAGACCGAGCAGGCGATCGCCCGGCTCTGGACCGACCTCCTCGGACTGTCCTCAGTGGATCGATCCGACGACTTCTTCGCCCTGGGCGGGGACTCGCTGCTGGCGGTCCGGATGCTCGGCCGGCTGCCCGGCCCGGCAGTGCCGCCGCGGGAGTTCCTCACCGACCCGACCGTCGCCGGGCTGGCCCGCGTGCTGCGCGCCGACGACGCCGTCGCCGTCCCGCTCAAGCCGGGCACCGGCACGCCGCTGTTCCTGCTGCACCCTTCCGGCGGCGACGTCCTCTGCTACACCGAACTGGCGCGGCGGCTCGAGGCGCCGAACCCGGTCGTGGCGCTCACCGACCCCGGCCTGGTGGACGGCGTGGGCCCGGCGGACATCCCGGAAATGGTGCGGCGTTACCGGCGGGTCGTCCGGCGCCACCAGCCGCACGGTCCATACCTGATCGGCGGGTGGTCGATGGGCGGGACGGTGAGCCACGAGCTCGCCCGCGCGCTGCGGGCCGACGGCGAGGAAGTCGCGCTGCTGCTCATGATCGACGCCAACAGCCCGGAACGCATCGTCGCGCTCGAAGGCCTCGACGCGGAGGAAAGCGACGAGGAGACCCGGCGGCGCTACCTGCGTTCGGTCGAGTCGTTCCTCGGCTTCGACTATGGCGACGGGCTCGACGCGGACACGCTGCGGCGGCGGCTCGAGGCCGACGGGCTGACCGTCGGCGAACGGCGGTTCGCGGTGTTCGCCCGGCACCTGCGGGCCCTCGCCGGCCACCACGCCGGCCCGCTGGACGAGACCGTGCCCGTGCTGCTCCTGCGCGCGGGCGTGGTGTCCCCGCGCAACAGCCGGATCGGCATGGGCGTCGACGACTCCTTCGACGAGCCGGCGCTCGGCTGGCGGCCGTACGTCGAAGGCGAGCTGACCGTCGAGGAGGTCGGCGCCCACCACTACACGATCCTGCACGACCCCGCCGTGGCGACCGTCGCGGCCCGGATTTCCGCCGCGCTCGAGAAGACAGGACTCTGA
- a CDS encoding ABC transporter substrate-binding protein: MSREFSRRAALALTGAFALAACGKQAGAPAGGGTLRYGTVAAGGATAVTDPHGTLFNESDWVRMAALYDVLCVPGENGAVAPRLATAWSSSPDATRWRFELRTDAVFTDGRPVRARDVLYSLRRIASKAAANGARLGTVDIGRSTADGNVLELVTSLPDAELPRTLAGVTFVVPEGTETFDNPVGSGPFKLARADAQGIALVRNDGWWGPRPPLDGLEIRGFADPQALSVAVVSGVIDVAANVSPATAKAAERTGRLAVTSRPAALTYPLLMRLDKAPFDQPRVRQAVKLAVDRQALVDTVLLGYGAVGNDAPGPADPSYPRDLAAPARDVAKARALAGGVSVVLHTTTAYPGMVSTATAVAGQLREAGITVEVRQHPPETYWTQVYTVEPFCVGYTTDLPFPVWARQTALSTAGYNETGWKDPATDRDFATAMATTDPARRAGLLRGIQQRMAAEGGWVVWGSGASLTVAAPPVRNLPSGTGFARIFLDGVWLQG; the protein is encoded by the coding sequence GTGAGCCGGGAGTTTTCGCGCCGGGCCGCGCTGGCGCTGACCGGCGCGTTCGCGCTGGCGGCGTGCGGGAAGCAGGCCGGGGCGCCGGCGGGCGGTGGCACCCTGCGGTACGGCACGGTCGCCGCGGGCGGCGCCACCGCGGTCACCGATCCGCACGGCACGCTGTTCAACGAGTCCGACTGGGTACGGATGGCCGCGCTCTACGACGTGCTGTGCGTGCCGGGGGAGAACGGCGCGGTGGCGCCGCGGCTGGCGACGGCGTGGAGCTCGTCGCCGGACGCCACCCGCTGGCGGTTCGAGCTGCGCACCGACGCGGTGTTCACCGACGGCCGCCCGGTCCGCGCCCGCGACGTGCTGTACTCGCTGCGCCGCATCGCGAGCAAGGCGGCGGCGAACGGCGCGCGGCTCGGCACCGTCGACATCGGACGGTCCACAGCGGACGGCAACGTGCTCGAACTCGTGACGAGCCTGCCGGACGCCGAGCTGCCGCGGACGCTGGCCGGGGTGACGTTCGTCGTCCCCGAGGGCACCGAGACGTTCGACAACCCGGTGGGGTCCGGGCCGTTCAAGCTCGCGCGGGCCGACGCCCAGGGCATCGCGCTGGTCCGCAACGACGGCTGGTGGGGGCCGCGGCCGCCGCTCGACGGGCTGGAGATCCGCGGGTTCGCCGACCCGCAAGCGCTCTCGGTGGCGGTGGTGTCGGGCGTGATCGACGTCGCCGCGAACGTCAGCCCGGCCACGGCGAAGGCGGCCGAGCGCACCGGGCGGCTCGCCGTGACGTCCCGGCCGGCCGCGCTCACGTACCCGCTGCTGATGCGGCTCGACAAGGCGCCGTTCGACCAGCCGCGGGTGCGGCAGGCGGTGAAGCTGGCGGTCGACCGGCAGGCGCTGGTCGACACGGTCCTGCTCGGCTACGGCGCGGTCGGCAACGACGCGCCGGGCCCGGCCGACCCGTCGTACCCGCGTGACCTCGCCGCTCCGGCGCGGGACGTCGCGAAGGCGCGAGCGCTCGCGGGTGGCGTCTCGGTCGTGCTGCACACCACGACCGCGTACCCGGGGATGGTGTCGACGGCCACCGCCGTGGCCGGCCAGCTGCGGGAGGCGGGGATCACGGTCGAGGTGCGCCAGCACCCGCCCGAGACGTACTGGACGCAGGTGTACACGGTGGAGCCGTTCTGCGTCGGCTACACGACGGACCTGCCGTTCCCGGTGTGGGCTCGCCAGACGGCGCTGAGCACCGCCGGCTACAACGAAACGGGCTGGAAGGACCCCGCGACGGACCGCGACTTCGCCACGGCGATGGCGACGACGGACCCGGCGCGGCGGGCGGGACTGCTGCGCGGCATCCAGCAGCGCATGGCGGCCGAGGGCGGCTGGGTGGTGTGGGGCAGCGGCGCGTCGCTGACGGTGGCGGCGCCGCCGGTGCGGAACCTGCCGTCCGGGACGGGCTTCGCCCGCATCTTCCTGGACGGCGTGTGGCTGCAGGGCTGA